The Gammaproteobacteria bacterium nucleotide sequence TGAGGCTATTGATAAGGGATGTCGGCATATTACCCATCTTTTTAATGCTATGTCAGGGTTGCATCATCGAAGTCCTGGCGTTGCGCTAGCTGCGTTAGAGCGCTCAGTGTTAGCAGAGATTATTGCAGATGGTGAACATGTTTCTTGGGAGATATTAAAGTTTGTGATGCGTATCAAAGGCCAGCATGAACTTTGTATTGTTACTGATAGTATGCGCGCAAAGTGTATGCCCGCGGGTGAATATGAACTGGGTGGACAAAAAGTTTATGTGACACAGCAAAGTGCATGCTTAGAAGATGGTACATTAGCCGGTAGCGTGTTGACGATGGAACAAGCCGTAAAAAATTTAATTGAACATCAGATTTGTAATTTGCATGAAGCAATTTTTTTAAGTTCAGTCAATCCTGCAAAACAATTAGGTATTTTTAATGAGGTTGGTAGCATTACACCAGGCAAATGCGCGGACTTGGTTGTCATCGATGAAAACTATCGAGTTGTTATGACGCTTTGCCGTGGAAAAATTGCGTATACCGCAGGTTAGTCTCACAACCACGTAAGCATTGTCTCACAAAAATACAAAATATGATTGCATAAAGAATAAAAAGTGTAAATTTTCTAATCTTGTCCATTTACATTCTGTTGGAAATGTGAATAATTGCGCATGTTAACAACAGCTGATCACATTTTGTATTCAGCTGTGCAGGTTAGGCACTATAACTTTCAGTGCTGTGGGAAATAACATCAAATTGGAGTGGATGTCACAATGGAAAATGTTCACATTGTAGAAAACGATCAAGTAACGGCGAATTTAACCTCATGCGTAGAGCAGTCTGTGGATCAATATTTACGAATATTGGATAATCCAGAAGTCGCTAATCTGTATGAGTTAGTTCTTGAGCAAATTGAAGAGCCTCTGTTGAAACGCGTACTTAAATATGTGCGTAGTAATCAAGTAAGAGCGGCAAAATTGCTAGGAATCTCACGCGGAACTTTACGCAAGAAGATGAAACGTTACGGAATGTTGTAAGATATCACTGCCGTTGGCGTAAGTAGTTTGCTAACGGCAGTTTATTAACTGGCAGAATAATAACTTATTATGTTTGGATATTCACTGCTAGAAATAATTGTCTCAGTTTTTGACATCATGGTTTAGAATTATAAGCGCACAAGAACAACATTAAGGTAATGCAGTCCAAGCTCTATTGCTCCGTATGTTACAAGGCTAAGAGCATACAATCCTATAAACCAGCGCCATTGGTGCCACTTTGTTGTTCGTTTTGCTTTTTTAGTATTCGAGTGCATCGGTTACTTTTCCTCGAAAAATATGATAAGAATACCAGGTATAAAAAAGCAGTACTGGCAGCATAATACATGCACCAATAGTCATGAAAAATAGTGACTCATGGCTAGAAGCGGCCTCCCATACAGTGACAATATGTGGAACGATATACGGCCACATGCTGTATCCAAATCCAAAAGCAGTGCAGCAAAAAATAACGACTGCAGTCCAATAAGGTATATTTTCCTTTTTAAAAAATAACCCTAATCCACAAATAATGAAAGAAAGTGTAGTAATTAATGGTAGTATTGCAAGTTCTGCAGTATGGCCAGAGTGGAACCATTTATCTTTTGTGAACTCATCAACAAACGGTGTCCATAAACTAATAATGATTAGCGCAATCCAAACGCAGAACAATGCGGCCTTAGCAATCCAGTATAATTTATCTTGTAGATCATGTTGTGTTTTAATAATCATGCGAGTTGCACCGAGTAGTGCGTAACCGAACACTAAACTTATTCCAGTGAACACACTAAAAGGATTAAGCCAGTTATAGGCAGGAATAATCATATCTTTTACTGAGCCGACAAATCCATTCACAAACGTGCCAATTACAAGTCCTTGCATAAAAGTCGCGACGATGCAGGCGAATATAAACAAACAATCCCATTTGTCGGTTTCTGTCCCTTTTGATTTTAATCGAAATTCAAAAACAACACCGCGGAAAATGAGGGCGATCAGCATAATAAATAGTGGAAAATAAAGTGTAGGAAGAATCATTGAGAATGCGAGTGGAAACGCACCATACAGCGAGGCTCCAGAAAGTACTAACCAGGTTTGATTGCCATCCCAAGTCGGCAGAACAGCGCTGTATAAGAGATGACGGTGTTGCTTATTTTTAATAAATGGAAGAATAATTCCCATTCCTAAGGTAAACCCATCAAGTAGTACATACATCAGAATGCAAAAAGCAATAATACTAATCCATCCTGCGGCCAAATAATTCATAGCAATTTCCTTATGATTTAATTGCCCATATAGCGAAACGGTTGATCACTCGCGTTGGGGGTTTGCATCGGACCTGCAGCAATAACTTTAAAAAGATATTTAAAATAAAAATAGCCAAAAATAACACCGTACACAATAATAATCAGCGCAAATGAGATAAGGATATGAGTTAAGCTGACCTTGGAAACAGCATCATCAGTTTTTAGTATGTCGTAAACTACCCAAGGTTGACGACCAGTTTCGGCGGTAATCCATCCAAACCAGAGGGCAATAAAGCCAATGGGAGCGCAAGCTATACAAGCTCGCAAGTACCATGCGCTATCATATAAATGCTTACGTAAAGCCAAATAACCTCCCCATAAAATAATCACAAACATGATTCCGGCTAATCCAACCATGATTCTAAAAGAAAAAAACGGCAGTGCGACAAAGGGACGATCTTCTTTTGCAACGGTATCAAGCCCGATAAGTGTTCCATTCCATTGGTGGGTATTGATGACAGAAGCCAAGTGGGGAATGGCGATACTCCAATAATTAGTTTCTGCATCTTGATCAGGAATTGCAAACAGTAATAATGGTGCGCCTGATTGTGTATGCCAGAGCCCTTCTAGGGCAGCGGTTTTAATCGGTTGATCGCGATGTATTTCTACGCCGACAGCATCTCCAACAAAAGCTTGTGCTGGAACCAAAATAAATAGAGCCGCCAAAGCGAAGCTAAAACATTTTTTAGAAAAGTCTAGATGTTGTTTTTGAAGAAGATAGTAAGCGCTGGTTCCTAAAATAACGAAAGCTGTTGTAATCCATGCGGCCAATAACATATGAATATAGCGAGGAATTACCGAGCGGTTTAGAATCACTTCTTTCCAATCTGTCACGACAAATTGCCCGTCTTTTAGCACAGCGCCATCAGGAGTTTGCATCCAAGAATTTGCTGATAAAATCCAAAAAGCGGAAACAATAACACCAGTAACTACCAGTAAAGTTGCAAAAAAATGTAGCTTGGGTCCGACACGATTCCATCCGAACAACATAACCCCCAGAAAGCCTGCTTCAATAAAAAACGCCGTTAATACTTCATAGGTAAAGAGAGGGCCCAGTACGCCGCCAACCATGAAAGTAAAACTATTCCAATTGGTTCCAAGCTGAAACTCCATCACAATGCCTGAAACAATACCCATGCCAAAAGTGAGCGCGAAAATTTTCGTCCAGAATTTACAAATAGCTAAGTATTGACGATTTTTTGTTTTTAAGTAGAGGCCTTCCATGATGGCGAGAAACATAGCAAGTCCAATGCTGAAGGAGGGAAAGAGAATATGAGAGCTCATTGTAAAAGCAAATTGTAATCGCGAAACTAATGCAACATCGATAGTCATGACTATGTCACTCCATTTTTTTGCGAGGCCGTTCATGCTAATATAGATCTTACTCGAAATTCAATGCTTTTTGGATAATTAGATGATTAATAAACAAAAAATTGCCGAATTACGTCGCGAATTTAATGCGGCGCCGATAATAGCCGAGGAGTTGCCGGAAGATCCTCACTCGCTTTTCGAGTTGTGGTTTGCGCAAGTATTAGAAGCAAAAATCGATGATCCAACCGCTTGTGTACTCGCTACAGTAGATGCGCAAGGCTTTCCTGATACACGAGTTATTCTCCTTAAGGACTATTCAAAAGAGAGGCTAGTTTTTTACACAAATTATTATAGCCAAAAAGCGGTACAGATATCTGCCTGTCCATGGGTAGCATTAAACTTTTATTGGCCCAGTTTGTTTCGCCAAGTGCGAATTCGAGGTAGCGTAGAAAAAATTGATCCTACTGAATCTGAAATTTATTTTCACAGTCGTCCACGCGATAGTCAGATTAGTGCTTATGCTTCTCATCAAAGTGCAACTACTACACGTGTTGCTTTAGAAACAGAGTTTCTGAAATACAAACAGCGTTTTGCCAATGATGAAATCATTCCCTGTCCAAAATTTTGGGGTGGGTATAGCATTCGGCCGATTGAGTTTGAATTCTGGCATGGCCGTAATCATCGTTTTCATGACAGAGTGAAATATTTGTTGAGAGATGGTGTTTGGATAAAACAAGTATTAGCGCCGTAAATTTGCCTTTTGCCAGAGATTTTGGCAGAATCAGCTCCTGTAAAAACTCTAGATGAATCGTTGAAAGAGGAAGAAAATGCAAACCAAATTAAAAATTCTTGCCCTAACTATAATACTGGCTAGTGTGTCTTCTGCGTTTGCAGATAGTACTTATATTGATAATGCAGGTTCAATACAGACAGATAGTTCAGCTGAGGAACATAATAGTGTTGGTGTGGCACTGGCGTATAACCAGAACATTTATGAGGGAGTTGGAAATAAAATTAGACCTTTTCCACTTTTGAATGTGACTTACGACAATTTTTTCCTTAGAGGAAGTATGGCAGGTTATAACGCTTATCAGGATGAGAGCCTGACGTTTGCGTTTGTTGTTCAACCTCAATTTGGTGGATACACCTCCGATAGTAGCAATGATTTAGAAGGCATGGACGATACTTCTTATTTGATTAATACCGGTGTGCAAGCGCAATATCGTTTAATGCCATTTATCTTAACTGTGTCAGGGTTGCATGATGTGACGGGCCGCACCAATGGAAATACAGCTTCTGCTAGAATAACCGTGGTGGTTCCTCTTGATGATAGGCGCTTTGCTCTTATTCCCTCGATTACCGCTACTTGGCAAGATAGTAATATTACTGATTACTACTATGGTGTTTCTAGCAGTGAATCAACATCCACCCGACCGGAGTACGAACCTGATTCTGCGCTTAATTTAGCGTATGGCTTAATCATGAAATATAAACTTTCGGAAAACTGGGCGGCTACACTAGGTTATATTCTGACTCAGTATGATGATAGCATTGCGGATAGTCCTATTGTCAGTCAAAAATATGCTTCAACCGCATTAGCAGGGATTAGTTATATATTTTAGATTAGGCTTTCTTTGTACACATCAGTGCAAGCAGCATACAAAGGCTGCATGCAATAAAGTATAAGGCAAGTGGTAGCTGCGTTTCGGAAGGAAGAATTGCAGCTACACTTGTCGCAATAGAAGAAAGAAACATTTGAAGGGCGCCATAAGCTGCGCCGGCAACTCCAGCAATATGCCCAAAATTCTGAAATGCTTGTGAAAAAGCATTCGGAAAAATAAACCCCATGCCGATGAACGTAATAAAAAGCGGAATTAGTATCACGTAGACATTCATAATGCCGAATAAAGCAAACGTCAGCATTACCAGTGACCCTGTCAAAACTAAAAGAACTGCAAAAACAGTCAGCTGAAAGGCATTAAAAGTGCCGGTAAAATAATTGTTTAAAAACGCCCCCGTAGGCATGAAAAAAATACCGAATATTGCTAGCCAACCATATTGCACCGGAGTTAATCCAAGTTGATGTTGAAAAAGAAATGCCCCTACCGATAGATAACCAAAAATCATTCCTAAAGAAAGGCCGGCACAAGCTGCGTAACCGACGAAATTTTTATCTTTGAAGCATTCCGAATAGCTTTTTAAGATATTTTTTAGTGAGAAACGATGTCGACGTTCTGAGTGCAAGGATTCTGGAAAAGACCAAGAAAAAAGTATGAATCCTATTAATCCCATCACCGTGAGCAAGAAAAAGCTGGCACGCCAGCCAAATAAATCTTGAAGATAGCCACCTGTGATCGGGGCGAGAGGCGGAGTCATGGTGGCAGTAATAGTAACAATCGAGCCTATGCGAGCAAGTGCTTTGCCTTCATGAAAGTCACGCATGATACTTCTAAAAAGGCCTGTACACGCAATACCTGCTCCCTGAATAAATCTTCCTAAGAGTAAGCAATGGATATCAGAAGCAAAGCTACAAATGACACCGCCCAGCGCAAATACAAGATAGCCACTGACAAGTGCTTTTTTTCGACCAAAAACATCAGAAAGAGGACCATAAACAAATTGGAATAGACTCATGCCTAGTAAATAGAGTGATACTGAGTATTGAGTCGTATGTTTGCTAACATTGAAATATGCTGCCATAGCAGGCAAGGAAGGCAGAAAATTATCGCTTCCAAATTGTGCTATTACCGCCATGAAGGTAACGTAAAGAATAAGTTTTGAGGTTTTAATTGGCATAAGTGCTCCAGAAGGAAATTATGACATAATTTTCCTCTTAGATGCTAGAAAAAGCCTAAAATATGATAATATCCTACTAATTTTTTAAAACTAAAGTGTAGGACATGGCACATATTCTGACTATCCAATCTCATGTTGTTTATGGACATGCTGGTAATGCGGCAGCAGTTTTCTCGATGCAACGTTTGGGGCATGAAGTTAGTATATTAAATTTACTGCAATTTTCTAATCATACCGGCTATGGCGCCTGGGGTGGTAGAGCCATTTCGGCAGATGAACTGAAAGAGGTTTTTGGTGGCTTGAAAGCAGTGGGAGCCATTTCTAAGTTTGATGGTATTGTTTCAGGATACATTAGAGATGTAGAGCAAGCACAAGCTATTTATGATTTTGTTGTCGACGTTAAAGCAAATTATCCACATGTTATTTACTGCTGTGACCCAGTGATGGGAGATGAGCGTCCGGGCATGTATGTTAAACCAGAAGTAGCCGCTTTTCAGCAATCACATCTTGTTCCATTGGCAGATTGGATAGCCCCGAATCGTTTTGAGTTATCGCATCTTGCGGGTAAGTCTTTGGTGACCAATATACAAGATACTACTGAAGCATGTGCTGCACTTTTTGATAATAATAAACAAGGCATACTCGCCACCAGTATTGCAGATAGCGCTGGTATGACTGGTTTGTTATTAATGACAAGGAAAGGCGTATATCATTGCGAAACACCTAAATATGAATTAATTCGCACTGTACACGGGACGGGCGATGCTACTACTGCAATGTTTTTAAGTCATCTTTTGAAAGGGAATGACCCTGTGGAGGCGATGGAAAAAACAGCGAATACTATGCACGATATTACTCAATATAGCTTCAAAAATCAGCTGACTGAGCTTGGAATTGTTGCTTGTCAGGAAAAAATTGCAAATCCTGCTCGTGTATATCAAGTGAAAAAGGTGTAATGTCGCAAGTAATCTCATGGGTTGTTAGGTTAAAAATAACACAATTGACTTCTCAACGGGATGTATTTATTTGTCTGGCCGGGAGGCGAAATCAAATTATAATAATAGAAAACCAAACGATTGTAACAGCTGATTTCCAAATAATGATATAAGAACGCCAGCCTCCTGGTAATGTAAGCAACAACTCCATTTAAGAGTTGTAAACACCGCCAAGCAATCCAGGTTGATGTGATCCCGTAATGTTTTTTAAATCTAAAAAATGATTTTCCAAGCGCAATTTAGCTAACCAAGCAAATAACATTGCTTCTAACCAATTGCTTGGAACACCATGCTCGTCAGTCAGAGAAACTGTAAACTGTTTCCCGAGCAATGTTTTTATTCGATCAACTAAAGCATTATTATGTGCGCCGCCGCCACAAAGCAGAACATCACATTGCGACGTAGTCGCCAGCTTAAGAGTTTGGTTCGCAATGCTTTGTGCAGTGAGTTCTAATAGCGTACGTTGTGTATCGACTGGATTGATAGTGCTATTGAGCCAGTTAAGATGAAAATATTCTGGGCCAGTGCTTTTGGGAGGATTTTTAGAAAAATACGGATCGTTTAGTAAACGCGACAAAAGCGCGTTATTCACTTGTCCTTGTATTGCCCATTGGCCATTTTCATCAAAAGAGCGATTAATATGTTGGCGGCACCATGCGTCCATTAAATTGTTGCCGGGTCCGGTATCAAATCCAACGATATTTGCTTGGGGGTCAGCGGGTAGATAAGTGATATTCGCGATGCCGCCAATATTGATCACCATTGTATCATGTTGCGTGTTTTGAAAAAGATAGCGATGAAACGCAGGTGCTAATGGCGCTCCCTGGCCTCCTAGAGCTATATCCATGCGCCTAAAGTCAGCCACTGTAGGGATATTTGTCAGAGCAGCGATAGTGTTGGGATCACCGATTTGTAGCGTGAAGGGGACTTTGCTAGTGGGGTGATGTCGAATCGTTTGTCCGTGACTGCCAATGGCGATGATATCATCCGCGCTCAGATTGGCATGGTGTAGCAGTTTAATGGCTGCCTGAGCAAAAAGCCGCCCCCATTCAATATCTGCCTCACCAAACCGGTTGATTTCATTCTCTCCCGGAACGCATAATAGGCGAGTTTTCTCCCTAAGGGGCTCTGGGATGGGTTCAGCATGATAAGCTATTAATTTAGGCTTGCTCTCGCTGAAATCAACAATGGCAGCATCCACGGCATCCATGCTTGTGCCGGAGAGTAGGCCGATATAATACTTGGACATAGTACGCTCCCTGATAAAGGAGCATTTTAGCAAGCAGTAGTAATAAGACAAGGTAAAAAAATGAATGAACAAGCAGCGATAGAGCTTTTAAAGCGTGGGACAGAAGAAATTATTTCTGAAGCTGAATTATTAGAGCGCTTAAAATCAGGCCATTTTAAAAAGGGCGGGCCTTTACGGGTTAAAGCTGGGTTTGATCCTACTGCTCCAGATTTGCATTTAGGGCATACGGTATTGTTGAATAAATTAAAACATTTTCAAGACTTAGGCCATCAAGTTATTTTTTTGATTGGTGATTTTACTGGTATGATTGGTGATCCAACCGGGAAGAACGTCACACGAAAGCCACTTACTCGTGAAGAAGTTGCAATGAATGCAGAAACTTATAAAGAACAGGTGTTTAAAATTTTGGATCCAGAAAAAACTGAGGTGCGTTTTAATTCAGAATGGTTTTCAAAACTTGATGCAGCACAAATGATTCAATTAGCGTCGTCTTATACGGTTGCGCGAATGTTGGAGCGTGATGATTTTAAGAAACGCTACCATTCTGAGCAGGCAATAGCGATTCATGAGTTTTTATATCCTTTAGTCCAAGGGTATGATTCTGTTGCATTGCAGGCAGATGTTGAATTAGGCGGCACAGATCAAAAATTTAATTTATTAATGGGGCGAGAATTACAAAAACAACATCAGCAACCTTTACAAATTATTATGACAATGCCATTGCTTGAAGGGTTAGATGGCGTTAAAAAAATGTCAAAATCTCTGGGAAACTATATTGGCATTAAAGAAGACCCTAACACGATGTTAGGGAAAATTATGTCGATTTCTGACGATTTGATGTGGCGCTATTTTGATTTATTAAGTTTTAAATCGAATCAAGAAATTGCCTCATTAAAAAACGAAGTCGCTGCTGGTAGAAACCCTATGGAAGCTAAATTTATTTTAGCGAAAGAAATTGTTGAGCGTTTTCATGACCAAGCTGCAGCGGAAGCAGCACATGCGGCATTTGTTAATCGATTTGCCCATGGAGTGTTGCCAGAGAATATTGAAGACAAAGTGATTGCTATCGTTGAAGATACAATTTCAATCAGCGTGCTATTAAAACAAGCAGGCTTAGTCGCTTCGACTTCTGATGCTATTCGTATGATTGATCAAGGCGCTGTAAAAATTAATGAACAGCGTGTTACAGATCCTAAAATGACAATAGCTAAAGGTTTTTCAGAAGTTGTCCAAGTAGGGAAAAGAAGAATATTAAAAATAACTATTACTTAACTTTAAGGAATACATTCCTGTGTTATACAAAAAAATAAATTTTTCTTTACTGATTGCTATGCTGGCAATTATTGTTTTATCTTGCCTGCATGCTTATGTGGCGCCTTTAGTTGGAGAAGAGACTCGCTATGCCACAGTTGCTTGGCGTATGTTTTTAGAGCATAACTGGTTTATACCTCAAATAGGTGGCTCAGCTTATTTGCATAAAACGCCACTATTATTTTGGTTTTTAAATCTAGGTTGGTGGATCAATGTAAGTTGGCCGTGGCAAGTAATTCTTCCAATTATTTTTGCGTTATTAACAGTTTATTACACACAAAAACTAGCAGAAGCACTTTTTCCTTATAAGCCAAGTATATTTTCTCTTGCTCCACTGATACTTGTTGCCATACCATTTTTTATTAACAACTTAGGTCTGCTGCGTTTTGACATGATGTTGACACTGTTCAATATTATGGCGTGTTATTATTTAACTCGGGCGACGTCTTCGCGCTCTCAATATTGGGCATTTGTATTGGCCAATGGTTTGGGTCTTCTTGCGAAAGGGCCAGTAATTTACATTTTTACTATACCTGAAGTGCTATTGTTTTGTGTTTATTTTAGCAGCAGGCCATTTCATGATGCGATAAAACTACTTGGCGGCGTAGCATTATCTGCAGGCGCATTTATTTTCTGGTGGGGTCCCATTATTTATGCAGGAAAGTCCTATTTAATTCACAAAATGCTTTTTGAACAAGTGGTAGCCCGTGCGACAGGATCACAAGGTGTTGTAAAGCCATTTTGGGATTATGCTCCCTTGTTACCTTGCATTTTTTTGCCGTGGATTTTATTTACGCCATTTCTACGTGCAGGCTCAAATTTTGAAGAAAGAGAAAATGATAAAAAAGCCGTTCGTTTTTTGATTCAAGCATTTGTTGTTTGTTTGATTATTTTTTCACTTATCAAAACAAAAGAGTCGCGTTATATATTGCCGACAATTCCTTTGATTGCAATTTTCATTGCTTACCGTCTAGATAAAATGACACGCATGTTTCGTCATCAACGTTATTCTATGAGCACATTTTTGATGGGGATTCTGCTGTGTTGTAGCGCCATTACTGTTTTTATCTTACTTAATTATTTCTCTCAAAAAATTCATATTTTTTATGCCGCTTATTTTCCCAATAGTGCGAGTTACATTTTATTTTTTGTTGGCCTGATGATGATGGTGGGCGCGCGTTTGTCAGTAAAAACACAAGTAACGTTTTTGATTTGGGTCAGTATTTGCGTCTCTGCTACGATTGATTTAGGCGCAACTTATGCGATATCAAAAACACAAGACCTCAATCCTGCAGTGAAATTCATTAATGGGCTGTTAGTGAAAAATATTCCAATTGTAAGTCGAGAGACTGAAGTATTTGACATGCAATTTTCAGGTCGATGGCCGACGTGGATTCTATTTATTAAAGACGAAAAAGGAATCAATGCTTGGGCTTTGACTCATCCGAATGGGTGGATTATCACATCAGAAAAAAAGACAGATATTAATCAGGCATATGCAGGATTCGTAGGAGGTTGTTTTGAACAAAGCTATCAGCATCTTAGGAGCATATTGAAAATATGTCCTGTTTCAAGTTTGCTTGTTGTTCCGCAAAATGAAGTAAATATTACGTAGATAGATAAAAATACCTGCGCCTTGACCAAGAATAAATACTGGATCACGGCGATGTATCGCATAAAGAAATAAGACTATCCCGCCAGCAAGGCTAAAGTACCAAAAAACATTTGGGACGATACTGCGCTTTATTTTTTCGCTTGCAAGCCATTGCAAAATGAAGCGCATAGAAAACAAAAGCTGCCCAAAAAATCCAATTAACAGCCAAAGATTTGATAAAGTGAAAAGATTGTTCATGAGTTTATTCTTCTATTTTAGGATTACATGGACGTCGCGCTAGCCATGCAACACCGAATAAATCGACGATACCCACGCGCAAGCGTCCCCAGGTATTGTATTTTGACTGACCATGTTGTCTGGCGGCGTGAAGTATTGGGACGTTGACAACATTATACCCACTTCTTTTATATAATGCAGGTAAAAAACGATGCATGTGGTTGAAGTGTGGAAGCTCAAGAAAAGTGCTTTTATGAAACAGTTTTAAGCCACAGCCAGTATCAGGGCAGTCATCTTTAAGTAATTTACGTCTGATGTTATTGGCTATTTTGGATGAAATTAATTTTATCCAAGGATCTTGTCGACCTTGACGATGTCCCGCAAACAGAGTTTTGCTTTTATTGCCTGAGCATTGGTGGTAAGCGTCAATTAGCTTTTTGATTTCACTTGGAGGGTTTTGGCCGTCACCATCCAGTGTGGCAATTAGCTCAAAACGCGCATGTTTCACACCAGTAAAAACGGAAGCACTTTGACCAGAGTTTTGAGTGTGCTTCAAATAAGTAAGTGCGGGGAAGGTTTGAGCTAAAATAGAACAGAACTGTCGAGTATTGTCGGTGCTGCAGTCATCGACAACAACAATTTCGAGGTTGCTCACGTCACTTAATGCTTGCGTAATACTTTCCACCAAGGTCTTGAGGTTGTCTTGCTCATTATAGGCGGGGATGATAACGCTGATTGATGACATAATGGCTCCAAAAATTGATTCCGGATGCTAACGCAGATGCTTGCTTAGATCAACCTGTATGGCTGTTTTTAGTTCATCTCCGTTTTTAATAAAATGCATGATTTTTTTGTGAGCAAATGGTTAATTATTTGAATATTTTCAAATCCGTAGATGACTTTGTATTGAATATATAGAGATAATTTTTTTACGGCTTCATGCCTACATACGCAAAGTATTTTCCATATTGAATAACGCAAA carries:
- a CDS encoding multidrug effflux MFS transporter, which encodes MPIKTSKLILYVTFMAVIAQFGSDNFLPSLPAMAAYFNVSKHTTQYSVSLYLLGMSLFQFVYGPLSDVFGRKKALVSGYLVFALGGVICSFASDIHCLLLGRFIQGAGIACTGLFRSIMRDFHEGKALARIGSIVTITATMTPPLAPITGGYLQDLFGWRASFFLLTVMGLIGFILFSWSFPESLHSERRHRFSLKNILKSYSECFKDKNFVGYAACAGLSLGMIFGYLSVGAFLFQHQLGLTPVQYGWLAIFGIFFMPTGAFLNNYFTGTFNAFQLTVFAVLLVLTGSLVMLTFALFGIMNVYVILIPLFITFIGMGFIFPNAFSQAFQNFGHIAGVAGAAYGALQMFLSSIATSVAAILPSETQLPLALYFIACSLCMLLALMCTKKA
- a CDS encoding MipA/OmpV family protein; its protein translation is MQTKLKILALTIILASVSSAFADSTYIDNAGSIQTDSSAEEHNSVGVALAYNQNIYEGVGNKIRPFPLLNVTYDNFFLRGSMAGYNAYQDESLTFAFVVQPQFGGYTSDSSNDLEGMDDTSYLINTGVQAQYRLMPFILTVSGLHDVTGRTNGNTASARITVVVPLDDRRFALIPSITATWQDSNITDYYYGVSSSESTSTRPEYEPDSALNLAYGLIMKYKLSENWAATLGYILTQYDDSIADSPIVSQKYASTALAGISYIF
- a CDS encoding anhydro-N-acetylmuramic acid kinase, whose protein sequence is MSKYYIGLLSGTSMDAVDAAIVDFSESKPKLIAYHAEPIPEPLREKTRLLCVPGENEINRFGEADIEWGRLFAQAAIKLLHHANLSADDIIAIGSHGQTIRHHPTSKVPFTLQIGDPNTIAALTNIPTVADFRRMDIALGGQGAPLAPAFHRYLFQNTQHDTMVINIGGIANITYLPADPQANIVGFDTGPGNNLMDAWCRQHINRSFDENGQWAIQGQVNNALLSRLLNDPYFSKNPPKSTGPEYFHLNWLNSTINPVDTQRTLLELTAQSIANQTLKLATTSQCDVLLCGGGAHNNALVDRIKTLLGKQFTVSLTDEHGVPSNWLEAMLFAWLAKLRLENHFLDLKNITGSHQPGLLGGVYNS
- the pdxY gene encoding pyridoxal kinase PdxY, yielding MAHILTIQSHVVYGHAGNAAAVFSMQRLGHEVSILNLLQFSNHTGYGAWGGRAISADELKEVFGGLKAVGAISKFDGIVSGYIRDVEQAQAIYDFVVDVKANYPHVIYCCDPVMGDERPGMYVKPEVAAFQQSHLVPLADWIAPNRFELSHLAGKSLVTNIQDTTEACAALFDNNKQGILATSIADSAGMTGLLLMTRKGVYHCETPKYELIRTVHGTGDATTAMFLSHLLKGNDPVEAMEKTANTMHDITQYSFKNQLTELGIVACQEKIANPARVYQVKKV
- a CDS encoding DNA-binding transcriptional regulator Fis, with the protein product MENVHIVENDQVTANLTSCVEQSVDQYLRILDNPEVANLYELVLEQIEEPLLKRVLKYVRSNQVRAAKLLGISRGTLRKKMKRYGML
- the cydB gene encoding cytochrome d ubiquinol oxidase subunit II is translated as MNYLAAGWISIIAFCILMYVLLDGFTLGMGIILPFIKNKQHRHLLYSAVLPTWDGNQTWLVLSGASLYGAFPLAFSMILPTLYFPLFIMLIALIFRGVVFEFRLKSKGTETDKWDCLFIFACIVATFMQGLVIGTFVNGFVGSVKDMIIPAYNWLNPFSVFTGISLVFGYALLGATRMIIKTQHDLQDKLYWIAKAALFCVWIALIIISLWTPFVDEFTKDKWFHSGHTAELAILPLITTLSFIICGLGLFFKKENIPYWTAVVIFCCTAFGFGYSMWPYIVPHIVTVWEAASSHESLFFMTIGACIMLPVLLFYTWYSYHIFRGKVTDALEY
- a CDS encoding cytochrome ubiquinol oxidase subunit I, with protein sequence MTIDVALVSRLQFAFTMSSHILFPSFSIGLAMFLAIMEGLYLKTKNRQYLAICKFWTKIFALTFGMGIVSGIVMEFQLGTNWNSFTFMVGGVLGPLFTYEVLTAFFIEAGFLGVMLFGWNRVGPKLHFFATLLVVTGVIVSAFWILSANSWMQTPDGAVLKDGQFVVTDWKEVILNRSVIPRYIHMLLAAWITTAFVILGTSAYYLLQKQHLDFSKKCFSFALAALFILVPAQAFVGDAVGVEIHRDQPIKTAALEGLWHTQSGAPLLLFAIPDQDAETNYWSIAIPHLASVINTHQWNGTLIGLDTVAKEDRPFVALPFFSFRIMVGLAGIMFVIILWGGYLALRKHLYDSAWYLRACIACAPIGFIALWFGWITAETGRQPWVVYDILKTDDAVSKVSLTHILISFALIIIVYGVIFGYFYFKYLFKVIAAGPMQTPNASDQPFRYMGN
- the pdxH gene encoding pyridoxamine 5'-phosphate oxidase; this encodes MINKQKIAELRREFNAAPIIAEELPEDPHSLFELWFAQVLEAKIDDPTACVLATVDAQGFPDTRVILLKDYSKERLVFYTNYYSQKAVQISACPWVALNFYWPSLFRQVRIRGSVEKIDPTESEIYFHSRPRDSQISAYASHQSATTTRVALETEFLKYKQRFANDEIIPCPKFWGGYSIRPIEFEFWHGRNHRFHDRVKYLLRDGVWIKQVLAP